In the Streptomyces sp. NBC_00525 genome, one interval contains:
- a CDS encoding D-alanyl-D-alanine carboxypeptidase family protein encodes MPALKKAALAVTSAALLSVFVVTPASADDDDAPKPPSSMSQIGGAQLGRAGTQVNLGPGAPVLPKKLTGRSWMVSDAESGQVLAAHNAHWRLPPASTLKMLFADTLLADPALLPKTLEYTVKDEDLAGMGEGSSLVGIKEDHSYTVHDLWLGVFLRSGNDAVHVLSAMYGGIPKTVQAMQARADELQALDTHVVSPDGYDAPQQVSSAYDLSLFARHGLQNEDFREYCSTATAQFPGEKKKGKKRETFGIQNTNRLLTGADGVTPYKGIAGVKNGYTTHAGNTFTGVAERDGRVLLVTVMNPSSDETHAVYKEAARLLDWGFAASGKVTPVGELVPPKSAVVGSGSDTAGNGKGAEADTPAGNKGGHGPDRAARAAATTDGSSGVGIALGIVGGVLVLLAGGVFLVNRRWPLPDLMRRRPRP; translated from the coding sequence GTGCCAGCTCTCAAGAAGGCCGCGCTCGCGGTCACCTCTGCCGCTCTGCTGTCCGTGTTCGTCGTGACGCCCGCATCGGCGGACGACGACGACGCGCCCAAGCCCCCGTCGAGCATGTCGCAGATCGGCGGCGCGCAGCTGGGACGGGCCGGCACCCAGGTCAACCTCGGCCCCGGCGCCCCGGTGCTGCCGAAGAAGCTGACGGGCCGCTCGTGGATGGTCTCGGACGCGGAGAGCGGCCAGGTGCTGGCCGCGCACAACGCGCACTGGCGGCTGCCCCCGGCCTCCACGCTGAAGATGCTCTTCGCGGACACCCTGCTGGCGGACCCGGCGCTCCTGCCGAAGACGCTGGAGTACACGGTCAAGGACGAGGACCTCGCCGGCATGGGCGAGGGCAGCAGCCTGGTGGGGATCAAGGAGGACCACAGCTACACGGTCCACGACCTGTGGCTCGGGGTGTTCCTCCGCTCGGGGAACGACGCGGTGCACGTCCTGTCGGCGATGTACGGCGGCATCCCGAAGACCGTCCAGGCCATGCAGGCACGGGCCGACGAGCTCCAGGCGCTGGACACCCACGTGGTCTCGCCGGACGGCTACGACGCGCCCCAGCAGGTCTCCAGCGCGTACGACCTCTCGCTGTTCGCCCGGCACGGACTCCAGAACGAGGACTTCCGGGAGTACTGCTCGACGGCCACCGCCCAGTTCCCCGGTGAGAAGAAGAAGGGCAAGAAGCGGGAGACCTTCGGCATCCAGAACACCAACCGGCTGCTCACCGGGGCCGACGGCGTCACCCCGTACAAGGGCATCGCGGGCGTCAAGAACGGCTACACGACGCACGCCGGCAACACCTTCACCGGGGTCGCCGAGCGCGACGGCCGGGTCCTCCTGGTCACCGTCATGAACCCGTCGTCCGACGAGACGCACGCGGTCTACAAGGAGGCGGCCCGGCTCCTTGACTGGGGGTTCGCCGCGAGCGGCAAGGTCACCCCGGTGGGCGAGCTGGTCCCGCCGAAGTCCGCGGTCGTGGGCTCCGGCAGCGACACCGCCGGGAACGGCAAGGGCGCCGAGGCGGACACCCCGGCCGGGAACAAGGGCGGGCACGGCCCGGACCGGGCGGCGCGGGCGGCGGCCACCACCGACGGCTCCAGCGGCGTCGGGATCGCCCTGGGCATCGTCGGCGGGGTGCTGGTCCTGCTGGCCGGCGGGGTCTTCCTGGTCAACCGGCGCTGGCCGCTGCCGGACCTGATGCGCCGCCGTCCCCGCCCGTGA
- a CDS encoding metallophosphoesterase, protein MRVVGFVLVMLAVLALLVAAHRYVWRRLVGDTTAPGSPWRRAGTVAAYVLPLLTVGALASGRVGAPFRLQQILAWPGFLWPAVLLYVTLALLVGEAVRPLLHRWPARREGRGEANAPEVSAPEPEPVPVAAPASGTAAGGGGAAGTPAPEAGTPAPETPETPEAAPEPAAPAPAPAPVSPSRRLFVARAVGGAAAVAGLGTVGYGMHGVLSGPKVKRVTVPLARLPRSAHGFRIAVVSDIHLGPILGRAHTQRIVDAVNATRPDLIAVVGDLVDGSVADLGPAAEPLAGLRARHGAFFVTGNHEYYAGAAQWVDHVRELGLHPLENARVETGGFDLAGVNDIAGESEGQGPDFARALGDRDPARAVVLMAHQPVVVHEAVEHGVDLQLSGHTHGGQLWPGNYVAELSNPTVAGLERYGDTQLYVTRGAGAWGPPVRVGAPSDITVVQLASRQA, encoded by the coding sequence GTGCGGGTCGTGGGGTTCGTTCTGGTGATGCTCGCGGTGCTCGCACTGCTCGTGGCCGCGCACCGCTATGTGTGGCGCCGGCTCGTCGGTGACACCACGGCACCCGGCAGCCCGTGGCGCCGGGCCGGCACCGTCGCCGCGTACGTGCTGCCGCTGCTCACCGTCGGAGCCCTGGCCTCGGGACGCGTGGGCGCGCCCTTCCGGCTCCAGCAGATCCTGGCCTGGCCGGGCTTCCTGTGGCCGGCCGTCCTGCTGTACGTGACGCTCGCGCTGCTGGTGGGCGAGGCCGTGCGGCCGCTGCTGCACCGGTGGCCCGCCCGCCGGGAGGGCCGCGGCGAGGCGAACGCGCCCGAGGTGTCCGCCCCCGAGCCCGAGCCGGTCCCGGTCGCCGCTCCGGCGTCGGGGACGGCGGCCGGCGGGGGCGGAGCGGCCGGGACACCCGCGCCCGAGGCCGGGACACCCGCGCCCGAGACACCCGAGACGCCGGAGGCCGCGCCCGAACCCGCCGCCCCCGCCCCCGCGCCCGCCCCCGTCTCCCCCTCGCGCCGGCTCTTCGTGGCGCGGGCCGTCGGGGGCGCCGCGGCCGTCGCCGGGCTCGGGACCGTGGGCTACGGCATGCACGGCGTGCTGAGCGGACCCAAGGTGAAGCGGGTCACCGTGCCGCTCGCCCGGCTGCCCAGGTCCGCGCACGGTTTCCGGATCGCCGTCGTCAGCGATATTCACCTGGGCCCGATCCTGGGACGGGCCCATACCCAGCGGATCGTGGACGCGGTGAACGCGACCCGGCCCGATCTCATCGCGGTCGTCGGTGATCTGGTCGACGGATCGGTCGCGGATCTCGGCCCGGCCGCCGAACCGCTCGCCGGGCTGCGCGCCCGGCACGGCGCGTTCTTTGTCACCGGCAATCACGAGTACTATGCCGGCGCCGCCCAATGGGTTGATCATGTAAGGGAATTGGGGCTGCACCCGCTGGAGAACGCGCGGGTGGAGACCGGCGGTTTCGATCTGGCCGGTGTCAATGACATCGCAGGTGAGAGCGAAGGGCAGGGTCCCGATTTCGCGCGGGCCCTCGGCGACCGCGATCCCGCCCGCGCGGTCGTGCTCATGGCACACCAGCCGGTGGTCGTCCACGAGGCCGTCGAACACGGCGTGGACCTGCAGCTATCGGGCCACACCCACGGCGGCCAGCTGTGGCCGGGCAACTACGTCGCGGAGCTGTCCAACCCCACCGTCGCCGGGTTGGAACGGTACGGCGACACCCAGCTCTACGTCACGCGCGGCGCCGGTGCCTGGGGGCCGCCCGTACGCGTCGGCGCGCCCTCCGACATCACTGTCGTACAGCTCGCCTCCCGGCAGGCGTAA
- a CDS encoding SCO4848 family membrane protein, protein MKLSRPVSWFLLAFGAWSWIIWVTFVKNLWKDGSGLAFDDAGDPTAYFWVHLLLAITSFLLGTAVGWIGFRGVRALRAEKA, encoded by the coding sequence ATGAAGCTCAGCCGCCCCGTCTCCTGGTTCCTGCTCGCCTTCGGGGCGTGGTCGTGGATCATCTGGGTCACCTTCGTCAAAAACCTGTGGAAGGACGGCAGCGGCCTCGCCTTCGACGACGCCGGTGACCCGACCGCGTACTTCTGGGTGCATCTGCTGCTCGCCATCACGTCCTTTCTCCTGGGGACGGCCGTGGGCTGGATCGGGTTCCGGGGCGTCAGGGCACTGCGCGCCGAGAAGGCTTGA
- a CDS encoding ABC transporter substrate-binding protein, which translates to MRSIRLRILAILAVLVIAGVVAWQLLPSEEGNSDPVVVGTTDEVTSLDPAGAYDAGSWAMYSNLYQSLMTFKSGAIVPEPDAAESCGFIGGKLQTYQCKLRDDLTFSDGKKITAEDVKYSFDRMMGIKTDVGPWVLFPSLKNVVTEGRTITFNLSSRDATFPQKIATGAGAIVQKDSYSEHKLRNDNKVTGSGPYVLKSYEPGVKAELVPNSHYKGALKKTGGPVTVRYYKQSEDLLAAWKSGQVDVTHRQLPPSTLAGLNPGDSAQRVTEADSAEIRMLVFNVREDSPLADRRVRQAIAAITDRGPLVSDIYKGTVDPLYSLIPQGFIGHSTPFFDAYPSPDPKRAQALMQEAGVQTPLAVTFAYRGGEEAGKEAKEIKRQLEATGLFKVNTKAVEWTRFQKGYAKGEYDMFTVGWLPDYPDPDTFSQPLVGRDSSLHNGYTSKKMDQLIDDTLRFSDRSRAAADFKALQKLVGEDVPLVPLWQKKDYVVAKAEVSGSQYLSDGTSLWRLWELGWI; encoded by the coding sequence ATGCGGTCGATCCGGCTACGGATTCTCGCGATTCTCGCGGTTTTGGTCATCGCAGGCGTGGTCGCCTGGCAACTGCTTCCTTCGGAGGAGGGCAACTCCGACCCGGTCGTGGTCGGTACGACGGACGAGGTGACCTCGCTCGACCCGGCGGGCGCCTACGACGCCGGTTCCTGGGCGATGTACAGCAACCTGTACCAGTCCCTGATGACCTTCAAGTCCGGGGCGATCGTGCCCGAGCCGGACGCGGCGGAGAGCTGCGGCTTCATCGGCGGCAAGCTCCAGACGTACCAGTGCAAGCTCCGTGACGACCTGACGTTCTCGGACGGCAAGAAGATCACCGCCGAGGACGTCAAGTACTCGTTCGACCGGATGATGGGGATCAAGACGGACGTCGGTCCGTGGGTCCTCTTCCCCAGCCTGAAGAACGTGGTCACCGAGGGCCGGACCATCACCTTCAACCTCTCCTCGCGTGACGCGACCTTCCCGCAGAAGATCGCCACGGGTGCCGGGGCGATCGTCCAGAAGGACTCGTACTCCGAGCACAAGCTGCGCAACGACAACAAGGTGACGGGCTCCGGACCGTACGTTCTGAAGTCGTACGAGCCCGGCGTGAAGGCCGAACTCGTGCCGAACTCGCACTACAAGGGCGCCCTCAAGAAGACCGGCGGCCCGGTCACCGTGCGCTACTACAAGCAGTCCGAGGACCTGCTCGCGGCCTGGAAGTCCGGCCAGGTGGACGTCACCCACCGGCAGTTGCCGCCGTCCACGCTCGCCGGGCTGAACCCGGGCGACTCGGCGCAGCGCGTCACCGAGGCCGACAGCGCCGAGATCCGCATGCTCGTCTTCAACGTCCGTGAGGACTCCCCGCTCGCCGACCGCAGGGTCCGCCAGGCCATCGCGGCCATCACGGACCGCGGCCCGCTGGTGAGCGACATCTACAAGGGCACCGTCGACCCGCTCTACTCGCTGATCCCGCAGGGCTTCATCGGGCACAGCACCCCGTTCTTCGACGCCTACCCGTCGCCCGACCCCAAGCGCGCCCAGGCCCTGATGCAGGAAGCCGGCGTCCAGACGCCGCTGGCCGTCACCTTCGCCTACCGCGGGGGCGAGGAGGCCGGCAAGGAGGCCAAGGAGATCAAGCGCCAGCTGGAGGCGACCGGGCTGTTCAAGGTCAACACCAAGGCCGTGGAGTGGACGCGGTTCCAGAAGGGCTACGCCAAGGGCGAGTACGACATGTTCACCGTCGGCTGGCTCCCCGACTACCCGGACCCCGACACCTTCAGCCAGCCGCTCGTCGGCCGCGACAGCAGCCTCCACAACGGCTACACCAGCAAGAAGATGGACCAGCTGATCGACGACACGCTCCGGTTCAGCGACCGCAGCCGGGCGGCGGCCGACTTCAAGGCGCTCCAGAAGCTCGTCGGCGAGGACGTGCCGCTGGTCCCGCTGTGGCAGAAGAAGGACTACGTCGTCGCCAAGGCCGAGGTCTCCGGCTCGCAGTACCTCTCGGACGGCACCAGCCTGTGGCGCCTGTGGGAGCTGGGCTGGATCTGA
- a CDS encoding TetR/AcrR family transcriptional regulator codes for MVKEAKDVKTVKAPKSEQTRSLILETALRLFRERGYDRTTMRAIAQEAGVSVGNAYYYFSSKEHLVQGFYDRLAGEHAAAVRPVLESGTDLAARLRGVLLSWLDVAEPYRPFATQFFKNAADPDSPLSPFSPESLPAREAVVALHERCLSGSTTRTDPDLAPLLPQLMWLMHMGLVLFWVYDRTERAERSRRLVALTVPIAARIIALSRFRVVRPLVRQVHEVLEEFLPERADAPARAAG; via the coding sequence GTGGTGAAGGAAGCGAAGGACGTGAAGACGGTCAAGGCCCCCAAGAGCGAGCAGACGCGCTCCCTGATCCTCGAGACCGCCCTCCGGCTCTTCCGGGAACGCGGCTACGACCGGACGACGATGCGGGCCATCGCCCAGGAGGCCGGCGTCTCGGTGGGCAACGCCTACTACTACTTCTCGTCCAAGGAACACCTGGTCCAGGGCTTCTACGACCGGCTCGCCGGTGAGCACGCGGCGGCGGTGCGGCCGGTCCTGGAGAGCGGGACGGACCTCGCGGCGCGGCTGCGCGGGGTGCTGCTGAGCTGGCTGGACGTGGCGGAGCCGTACCGTCCGTTCGCCACCCAGTTCTTCAAGAACGCCGCCGACCCGGACAGCCCGCTCAGCCCGTTCTCACCGGAGTCGCTGCCCGCGCGGGAGGCGGTCGTCGCCCTCCACGAGCGCTGTCTGTCCGGCTCCACCACCCGGACGGACCCGGATCTCGCCCCGCTGCTCCCGCAGTTGATGTGGCTCATGCACATGGGCCTGGTGCTGTTCTGGGTGTACGACCGGACGGAGCGCGCCGAGCGGAGCCGCCGCCTGGTCGCGCTCACCGTGCCGATCGCCGCCCGGATCATCGCGCTGTCCCGGTTCCGGGTGGTGCGGCCGCTGGTGCGCCAGGTGCACGAGGTGCTGGAGGAGTTCCTGCCGGAAAGGGCGGACGCCCCGGCGCGGGCGGCCGGGTAG